ACCTTCCTCATCAGCAACTACAGGAGGTGAACTCACAGTAGGCTCAGTCTGGTTTTCTCCAATTTCTTGGCTCTCCATTAGGCTAGACATATTACCACCACTTTCAACATCTGCGAAGTCGGGAACCAGCTCTCCCTCTTCTCGTTCACTTCCTGATATGTCCTGCTCAGCAGCAACTTCCTTGGTCTCATCATCAAAGATCCCCTCTGATTCATTCTGCTTATAACCTATATCCTCCAAAAAATCATTGCTCTCATTCTGCAACTCGATTTGATTTGTGCCACCTATCTTTGGCTCCTCATCCTGCTCCCCAACCGTCTCCACGTCATCCTTCTCGGTAGCATCAATCATTTCTGCATCTGAAGGTTCTTCCATGACAGGGCAAGTTTCCACGTTTTCAAAAGCAGCAGCAGTTTGTCCTTCAGCACCTTCTTGTGGAAAATCTAAGGCTTTGGACTTCTTCAGTGCTGGCGCTGCCACATCAGATGTGGTGCCATGTTGAATGAGTGTCTCTCCTTGTAACTCAGAAGAGGTGGAAGAAGCAAGGCATTTACAGACAGTAGCATTTGTCACTAGCATGAGGCTTCCTTGAGTTTCTAAATTATGAGAGGATGCAGGCTTCCCATCATTATTTGACCCCTCAACTTCTGGCATTTCTCTGTCTCCCATGGGCTCGTCAGGCTTTCCAATACGAGGCCGGATCAACCTCCTCAGTTTACGGCTATCAACATTTAATTTGGGCAATGTAGATCTCCTCTCTCTATCTTCAGTTGGTTTAACTGATGGCAGACTTGATTTGCTGACCACTGCAGATAAGATAATTGGGCCCTGAGAAGGAACTGCTTGATCTGCATTCAAATAAAGGGTACTCATGTTGCgatttcacaaaaaaagaagaagaaggggaaaaatAGATCCAATAGTCAGTATTTGACCTGTAGTGACTTCTGACGATGAAGCCTCCACAACGGGAGAAACACCTGCCACAGGAGTTCCCAGTTTGCTGGAAACTAAACGGGCAGCATGCTTAAAATGTTCTACAGCCAGAAAATAAGCAACAGAAAGGTCATCGGTCCCAGAAAGGCTCTGAACAACTGATGTACCCTATATATAATCAACAGTTTGAAGATCAAGATGCAGTTACAACCAAAAATGTACACAAACAGCAAAGGTAACAAGATGGTACTCATGCTGTACAGGcattgatgtgttttttttgagAGGTTTGCCCTTAAATACACGAACACAGGAAAAGTAAGAAGGCATTCCCTCACAGCCTATCAACAGGACCACTGAATGCAAAATCCTCCTACTTGCTGTTTCAAGAATCACAGGAAATACAGGGACAAATAGAATAGGAATGTACTACCTTTCAAGTCATTTCATTTCATCTCATTACTAGGAACGACCAAGATTAGAGGAATCACTTGGGGGGTTTAAGGGAAAACACACTAAATAATATCAGAGAAAACCAGCAGCATCAGAAACTTCAGAGGCAAAGATGCCAGTAGAGAGAGATTCCATGAAAGAGGAAAATCGAAGAGCAATTAGTGTAAGACCCACAATGCTCTACTAGTCAAAATCTATCTAAAGTATTCCAATAAAAGAAGGAAGGCAGCCAACAGATTTGTAGTTTAACAAAACAGATTATCTCTGGAAGACTGCTTTTGTCATGCTTAAGCTTCTCAACTTCATCTGAAAGCCTCCTTAGGGATTGTTTATGCTTCTCAAGCTCATCTACCAGCTTGGCCTTCTCCTACATTAACAGATGCAATTAAGGATACAACAAGCAGTAAATTTAGCTAAATGCTaacaaaaagttgagaaaaGAGCAAGCACAATGGTCAACCAAGAGAAAAGAATGTGATAATGCATATTACCACCGTTCAACAAAAGTCTTCATACGCTAAACTACTGAGGATGTGGAATTACTCTATGTAATTGAAAGAACAACATTAGTTTGAGTGCAATTTTTACCAGAccagaaggaaaagaaaatgagatgcCTTTTGGGAAACTCTGACTCCCAAAGAAATATCACTTCAAACTACCACAGTACTACAGTACCCAAATTTACTTTTATCATGTGTTTGTAGTTTGTACAGTTGATACTTGATTTTAACAAATTACCGATCAAGCACGTGCATTGGTACAAGTACAGGTACTGGTACGAGATATAGAATTTGATAAGACAAAACCTAGAAGTAGGGTCCTGGTACGGGTAAGGCAAAGATAcatctataaaataaaataacacaCTGCATTCATTAAGTACAAACAAAAGAAGTAGTTAAATTGCTTAGCTCTTAGGGATCCAACATACAaatgcagtgttctaaaaattgctagGCAAGAGTCGGGTGG
The sequence above is drawn from the Rhododendron vialii isolate Sample 1 chromosome 6a, ASM3025357v1 genome and encodes:
- the LOC131329163 gene encoding uncharacterized protein LOC131329163, which codes for MGDREMPEVEGSNNDGKPASSHNLETQGSLMLVTNATVCKCLASSTSSELQGETLIQHGTTSDVAAPALKKSKALDFPQEGAEGQTAAAFENVETCPVMEEPSDAEMIDATEKDDVETVGEQDEEPKIGGTNQIELQNESNDFLEDIGYKQNESEGIFDDETKEVAAEQDISGSEREEGELVPDFADVESGGNMSSLMESQEIGENQTEPTVSSPPVVADEEGLVSATMDSGDTSSPHVLVDEADVMGANADEGAADDSNEGNSSVAMEADQNLEALPLLDPTSERRSTGTGAEGGVSKQSSPPSVAEETQEANQLSQ